The following DNA comes from Syntrophorhabdus sp..
CGGCATCGGTATTGACACCCATTTCTCCGTCGAGGGCATCGATCTCCCTGACGAGATGTCCCTTGCCGAGACCGCCGACGGCCGGGTTGCAGGACATGTAGGCGATATGATCGAGGTTGATGGTCAGAAGAAGGGTCCGCGCTCCCATGCGCACCGCGGCAAGCGCCGCCTCGCACCCGGCATGACCCGCCCCCACTACGATGATGTCATAGGAATCCATGCGCAACGTCCTTAAAAGCCGTATATTGTAGCAGGAATCGAGCCTCTTTTCCACCCGCTTCAGGAATAATGCATTATCACTGTTCAATTATTCTTATCCACATGGTAGGATGAAAGAAAAAGGTCACAGGGAGGGTCGCATGGAAGAAAAGGCCATCGGTGTGGTTGTCAGGTATTTTGCCAAGATCGGGGTTGCGGCCATCAGGATCACCGAAGGGGAGTTGAAGGTCGGTGACCGTATCAGGATAAAGGGCCATTCCACGGACCTCGAAGAGGAGATCGAGTCGATGCAGGTGGAGCATGAGAACGTTCAGACAGTCAGCGCGGGCACCGATGTGGGGATCAAGGTCAAGGAAAGGGTGCGCGAACATGACGTCATCTACCTCCTGACGTAGACAGGCAGCACACGCAGGGGTTTTTCGCGAAAGGTGTCGCCGGTCCCGACCGCCGGCAGCGGTTTCTTTTTACTCTTCAGGGCTGACAGGTGCGCCCTTCTGTGTTATAAGATACGGAAAAGATCTCATGGAAATGGAGGAGCGATGGAAGACAAAGAACTGAAGAAGCGTTTCCTTGATATTTTCGAGACGGCAACCCCCATTCTTGAGGACCTGAAGAAAGGGTTCTTTTCCCAGCAGGCCGGGCTCATACAGGAATGCGAAAAAAAGTTCGGGGACCTGCTCATCTCGCGCGTTCCCTACGTCGAAAAAGTGATCGGGGAAAAGGAAAAGAGCGAGGCGGACAAAAAATACGTCCGGCTGCTTCCCGCGCTTCAGACCATTGCCCTGGCCATCGAGAACCTCATGTACAAAATGGAGGCGAAGGTCGCTCACAACATCCTTTTCAGCGAAAAGGCGCTTTCCGAGATCCGCGACCTGTATGGCCTCATGCAGGAGCAGTTCCGCGACACGAAGGACTACGTGCAGACGACTAATCCCGGCCTTCACCAGGCGATCAAACAGCATATGGAGAAGATGTTCAAAATGATCGAAGAGCTGGCCCAGGTCCACCAGAACAGGCTCATCACGGGGATATGCATGCCCCAGGCATCCTACCTGTACCTTGACATCACCGATTCCCTGAAGAGGATCACCCGGGGACTCGTGGATTTCGCCGACAAGGTCTAGTGGTTGGGGATCTCTCCGCAGGAGCTCGCCCGTTCCATCACCGGCGGTGACGTTGCAGGCAGGCTGGCCGCATGTCCCTTCAGGGGAGAGGTCTTTCTCGTGGGAGGGGCCATACGGGAGATCGCCCTCGGCAGACAGCCGCGGGACTGGGACCTCGCTCTCTCCGAAGCCTCCGACCTCGCGCGCCTCGAGGAGGTCTTCGGCAGGCGGTCCTTCCTTCTCGGAAAAAAGCCCATTCAGACACACCGGCTTGTCTCCGGGGAGATCGTCCTTGACATAACCATCCTCGAGGGAAGCATCGAGAAAGACCTCCGGCGACGGGATTTCACGATGAACGCCGTCGCCTTCGATATCCGGCGGGACCGGGTCATCGACCCCCTTTACGGCCTCCACGATATCGAAAGGGGGCTTATCCGCTACCCCGGCCGTGAAACCATCCCCAGCGACCCTTTGAGGATGCTCAAGGCCGCCCGGCACTTCGCCGCTCTCAGGGGGTTCGACCTTGATCCCGAGCTCATCGAGACAATGACCTCTTCGCGGCATCTCATCGGACAGACCGCGCCGGAGAGGATCAAGTACGAACTCGACCTTATCATGGTCTCCGAGGGCGTCCATCGCGGCATGGAGATGCTCACGAGAACGGGGCTCATCTTCGAGATCGTTCCCGAGCTCGAGGCGCTGCGCGTCATGGACGTGGAAAGGAACTTTTCCCTCGAGACCTTCGGCCATACCCTTCTCGGATTCTCATTCCTCCATACCCGCGGCGGCCGTTACCTGACCGACAAGGCCGCAGCGAAAGACGTGGGGTACGCTCTGCTCTTTCACGACCTGGGAAAGGCCCACACCTATTCCTATGACGAGGCCAGGGGCCTCGTCCACTTTTTCAACCACGAGCGCCGGTCACAGGAGATAGCGTCGGCCATCATGGAAAGGCTGCGTTTCAGCACCCATGAGATGAAACGGATATCAATCCTGATAGAACACCATATGCGCATCTTTCTCATCAGCTCCGCCGAGGCTACGGAAAAGGCAATAAGACGCCTCATTTACAGGCTCGGCGACCTCACCCCGGAGCTCATCGCCCTCACGCTCTGTGACATGTACGGAAGTTCCGGGGGAGAAGAGAACACCTCAACACGCCAGGTCGTTCAGAACTGTGATTCCATCCTGGCGGCATGGCATGAATCGAAAAAGAAACCCCTCCCGAGGCTCCTGTCCGGCAAGGACCTCCTGGCCATGGGCTTTCACGAGGGGCCCTTTCTCGGCAACTGCCTCGACACCGTCCGCGACAGACAGGTATCAGGCGAAATACAAACCCGCGAAGAGGCCCTGCAATTCGCCGAAGAATTCCTGAAAAAGAACAGAAGTGCAGCAACCCCCCCTCAGGAAGGACCCACCGGATGATCCCTGAAAACACGTCCTGCAGGTCCCACGCGTCCTATTCGTCCAATATGTCCTATAGGTCCCATCTTTCCTATAGGTCCCATCACACCGAAGCCGCCCTTTCCCCATGAAACGCTCCGTCACATCCCTCCCCCTCCACACAGGCCGCGCCCCGGCGTGGCTCTTCGACAGGATGAAGCGGCTCTGCGGGGCCCTTATCGAGGTCGTCGTCATGGAATACGGCACCCGCGAGCTTCTCACCCGGCTTGCGGACCCGTTGTGGTTCCAGGCGTTGGGATGCGCCGTCGGTTTCGACTGGCACTCGAGCGGGTTGACGACGACATTGTGCGGGGCCTTGAAGGAAGGGCTGACCCTGCTCGGTGATGACGTGCCGCTCGCCATATGCGGCGGCAAGGCCAAACGGGCCATCCGAACACCTGACGATATCAAGGCCTACGGCGAGAGATGGGGCGTCGATGTCTCCGGAATGGTTGCGATGAGCAGGCTCTGCGCCAAGATAGACAACACGGCCGTCCAGGACGGGTACGGCCTCTACCACCACACGTTCATCTTCACCCCCGACGGTTCCTGGGGCATCATCCAGCAGGGGATGTCGGCCGAAAGGAAGGACGCCCGGCGTTACCAGTGGCTCTCCCGGGACGGCCTCGATGTCATGTCCGACCCCCACACGGGGATAACCTGTGACCACACGCAGGAAGTCCTCAACTTCGTCGCCGGCCGGAGCGGTGATGCGAGGGATGCCGTCGTCGACTTCGCCTCGGAAGACCCCGATAGAATGGCGTCGACGTGGAAGGATATCGCCCTTTCCATGCCGAAACGCCACTACATATCCGCCGAGGACGTGAACACGGGACGACTCTTGAAGGCCTTCAACGCCATCCACGAGGCGCATCCGCACTCCTTCCGGGACCTCCTGGAGATACGCGGCGTCGGCCCGCGGACCGTCGGCGCCCTCGCGCTCGTATCGGAGCTCGTCTACGGCGCTCCCCCGAGCTTCGCGGACCCGGCCCGTTTCAGCTTCGCCCACGGCGGGAAGGACGGATACCCCTTCCCCGTCGACAAACCCACCTACGAACATTCCATCGACTTCCTCAAGACCTGCATAGACAAGGCAAAGATGGGCGACAGGGAAAAACTGGACACCTTTAAAAGACTGGCAAAGATATAGCAAGGGGTGATAGGTCATGGGTTATGGGTGATAGGAAAAGCAAAAAAGATCGGTCATTGGTCACTGCGTTTCTCTGGTCTTCCCTATGATTCATAACCTGTTCTTTCTTTTCCCATGACCCCGAATTATCTGTCTTTTCAGTAGTCTGGCTCTCCCGGCTTCGTGATCCGCCTGTACTCTTTGAGGTCGAGGGCGTGGTCCGTGCCGGGTTCTATGGTGGCGTCCTTGGAGTAGCCATACTTCGACCAGTATCCCGTGCCGCCCTTCTCGAGGAACTCGAGCCTCAGGATCGTCTTGACGCTCTTGTAGCCGTACTTCGAAGGCATGAGGAGACGGAGAGGCCCCCCGTACTCGGGCGGCAGGGGACCGTCATTCATCTCGTAGGCAAAGATGACCCGGGGCTTCAGGAGTTCTTCGAGGGAGATGTACTCATAGTAGTCATCCGCCGAATAGAAATAGAGATGCTTCGCCTGAGAGGCAGGCCGTACCAGGTCAAAGAGGGCCTTCGGTCTGAACCCTCCCCATTTCGCCTTGCTCGACCACGATTCGACGCATTTCATGCGCGATACCTGGGTCGCCTTCGGAAGCCCCTTGATGTCAGCAAGACTGAGGGTCCGCGGTCTCTCGCAGAGCCCTCCCACCTTCAGGGTCCACGTCGCGGGGTCAACGGGCCGGATGGGTTTTATGAACCGGATGTAAAAGCCCTCCCGGTCCTCGTTGTCGAGGAGCCCCCTTATCTCCTTCGCCCGCGATGAATGGGGAACGAGGAAAGACACGAATAGAACGGTGATGAAACGCATCACGTCCCGCCTGTCCATTTCCTGAAATACATCCATACCGTAAGTATAGCCCTGACCCTTGACAAACAGAACGGGATAATTACATTCAGTAATATTCGAGAGCCCTTAAAAAGGAGAATGCCATGTTGATCATAGAAGATCTTCAGGTGGAACTGGCGGGAAAGACCCTTCTCAAGGACATCGACCTTGAGATCAAGCCCGGGGAGACACACGTCCTGTTCGGTCCCAACGGATCGGGTAAAACGTCCCTCCTCATGACCATCATGGGTTATCCGCAGTACATCGTCAAGAAAGGGAAGATAACCTTCAAGGGAACGGACATAACCCACGCCCCCCTCAACGAGCGGGCCGCCCTCGGGATCGGCATGTCCTACCAGCGGCCTCCCACCATAAACGGCCTCAAGACGAGACAGATGATAGACATCTGCGCCAAACGAAAGGTGGATGCCGGGGAGATGGCGCGGTCCCTCAACTTTGAGGACTTCCTCGACAGGGATGTCAATGCCGGTTTCTCCGGAGGGGAGATCAAGCGCTCGGAGCTCCTGCAGCTCACGGCCCAGAATCCCGACCTCATGCTCTTCGACGAGCCTGAGTCAGGCGTGGACATCGAGAACATGGCCCTCATCGGCACAACGATCGCCCGGATCCTGGAGAAGGAAACCCCAAGGAGCGCGAACAACGCGAAACCCTTTGTTCAGCAGCGAAGCGAAAGGACAAAGATGGGGCTCATCATCACCCATACGGGCTATATCCTCGATTACGTCCCGGCGGACAAGGGCCAGGTCCTCTACAACGGAGTCCTGGCCTGTGCGGGTAATCCCCGCGAGATATTCCAGTGCATCGGACGATTAGGCTATGAGGAGTGTGTGAAATGTACGATCTAAAGGAGCTTGAACAGAAGGCGCGCCAGGCCATCGACAGGAAAGCGACCTTTGGCGACGATGTCGACCTCGATTCCTTCGACAGGTCCTTCGTCCCCCACAAGTACCTCGCCGAGGAGGAGATCTGTTCCATCCCGCAGGAGGAACAGCAGCGCCTCATAATGTCGGGACTCGACGTGACGGACACCGAAAGGGGCGGAACGTATTTCCAGAAGGACACCACTGTCGTCCATTGCCACAGCAATGAGGAGGGCATCGAGGTGATGCCCGTGACGGAGGCATTGAAGAAACACGACTGGGTCAGGGAGTACTTCTGGAAGCTCGTTCCCGTGGACCAGGACAAGTATACGGCATCGGCCTTCCTCGACCTTCACGACGGATACGTTATCAGGGCCCTGCCCGGCAGCAAGAGCATCTATCCCATCCAGGCGTGTCTCTACCTCGACAAGGAGAACCTCCAGCAGAACGTTCACAACCTCATCATCGCCGAGGAGGGATCGGAGCTGCACATCATCACGGGCTGCGCGACATCGCCCCACATGAAGCGCGGCGTGCACGTGGGAATATCGGAGTTCTTCATCAAGAAAGGTGCCAAACTGAGCTTCACGATGATCCACAACTGGGCCGAGGAGATGAGCGTCCGTCCCCGCTCCGTCGCCCGCGTCGAGGAAGGCGGCGTGTTCATCAACAACTATATCTGCATGAAACCCGTGCGGTCCATCCAGATGTACCCCACGACCCACCTCGTCGGTGACGACGCCACGGCCTTGTTCTACAGCGTCATCGTCGGGACACCGGGCTCGTATCTCGACATAGGGGGAAGGACCTATCTGAAAAACAGGGGATGCCGCGCCGAGATAGTGCAAAGGTCCATCAGCAACGGCGCGCACATCATCAACCGCGGTCACCTCATCGGGGAGGCCCCCGATATCAAGGCCCACCTGGAGTGCAAGGGACTCTTGTTGAAAGGCGGCATCATCGATTCGATACCACAGCTCGAAGGCCACGTCGAGGGCGTCGATATGTCCCACGAGGCCGCCGTCGGAAAGGTTGCCCAGGAAGAGATAAACTATCTCATGTCGCGGGGAATAACGGAGGAAGAGGCAACATCCACCATTGTTCGCGGCTTTCTGAGCGTGGACATAAAGGGCCTCCCGGTCCCGTTGAGGGAGGAGATAGACCGCGCCATCGACAGGAGCAACAAGGACGCCATATAGACGGCGTCAGGGGAGACACCCATGAAAAGGAGAGATTTCCTGAAGCTTGGCCTGTCGTCGCTCGTTGTGAGCCAGGTCCCCGGGAGGCTGTTCGGACAGGCGGCCCCGCCTGTCGTAGCCGTCGCGCAGGGCACCGACTATGCCGCGGCCACTCTAAAAACGATAGCCGCCCTCGGCGGCATGAAGGCTTTCGTGAAAGCGGGAAGCACCGTCGTCGTCAAACCGAACATGGGCTGGGACAGAAAACCCGAATATGCCGCGACCACGCACCCGCTCGTGGTGAAGACCATCGTTGAAGAATGCCTTGCTTCAGGCGCCAGGAGGGTGAAGGTCTTCGACCACACCTGCAACGACGCGCGCCGTTCCTACGAGAACTGCGGCATCCCGGCAGCCTTGAAGGGCATGAAGAACGTCGATGTCCGGTTCGTCGAGAACGACCGTTTCAGGAAGACCGCGCTCAACGGGCGTTTCCTGAAGGAGTGGCCCCTCTACGATGACGCCCTTAACGCCGACGTCTTCATCAATGTGCCCATCGCCAAGCACCACAGCCTGACGGGGCTCACCCTGGGCCTCAAGAACATGATGGGGATAATGGCCGACAACAGGGG
Coding sequences within:
- a CDS encoding translation elongation factor-like protein; this translates as MEEKAIGVVVRYFAKIGVAAIRITEGELKVGDRIRIKGHSTDLEEEIESMQVEHENVQTVSAGTDVGIKVKERVREHDVIYLLT
- a CDS encoding HD domain-containing protein, giving the protein MGISPQELARSITGGDVAGRLAACPFRGEVFLVGGAIREIALGRQPRDWDLALSEASDLARLEEVFGRRSFLLGKKPIQTHRLVSGEIVLDITILEGSIEKDLRRRDFTMNAVAFDIRRDRVIDPLYGLHDIERGLIRYPGRETIPSDPLRMLKAARHFAALRGFDLDPELIETMTSSRHLIGQTAPERIKYELDLIMVSEGVHRGMEMLTRTGLIFEIVPELEALRVMDVERNFSLETFGHTLLGFSFLHTRGGRYLTDKAAAKDVGYALLFHDLGKAHTYSYDEARGLVHFFNHERRSQEIASAIMERLRFSTHEMKRISILIEHHMRIFLISSAEATEKAIRRLIYRLGDLTPELIALTLCDMYGSSGGEENTSTRQVVQNCDSILAAWHESKKKPLPRLLSGKDLLAMGFHEGPFLGNCLDTVRDRQVSGEIQTREEALQFAEEFLKKNRSAATPPQEGPTG
- a CDS encoding DUF763 domain-containing protein; the encoded protein is MKRSVTSLPLHTGRAPAWLFDRMKRLCGALIEVVVMEYGTRELLTRLADPLWFQALGCAVGFDWHSSGLTTTLCGALKEGLTLLGDDVPLAICGGKAKRAIRTPDDIKAYGERWGVDVSGMVAMSRLCAKIDNTAVQDGYGLYHHTFIFTPDGSWGIIQQGMSAERKDARRYQWLSRDGLDVMSDPHTGITCDHTQEVLNFVAGRSGDARDAVVDFASEDPDRMASTWKDIALSMPKRHYISAEDVNTGRLLKAFNAIHEAHPHSFRDLLEIRGVGPRTVGALALVSELVYGAPPSFADPARFSFAHGGKDGYPFPVDKPTYEHSIDFLKTCIDKAKMGDREKLDTFKRLAKI
- a CDS encoding molybdopterin-dependent oxidoreductase; its protein translation is MDVFQEMDRRDVMRFITVLFVSFLVPHSSRAKEIRGLLDNEDREGFYIRFIKPIRPVDPATWTLKVGGLCERPRTLSLADIKGLPKATQVSRMKCVESWSSKAKWGGFRPKALFDLVRPASQAKHLYFYSADDYYEYISLEELLKPRVIFAYEMNDGPLPPEYGGPLRLLMPSKYGYKSVKTILRLEFLEKGGTGYWSKYGYSKDATIEPGTDHALDLKEYRRITKPGEPDY
- a CDS encoding ABC transporter ATP-binding protein, coding for MLIIEDLQVELAGKTLLKDIDLEIKPGETHVLFGPNGSGKTSLLMTIMGYPQYIVKKGKITFKGTDITHAPLNERAALGIGMSYQRPPTINGLKTRQMIDICAKRKVDAGEMARSLNFEDFLDRDVNAGFSGGEIKRSELLQLTAQNPDLMLFDEPESGVDIENMALIGTTIARILEKETPRSANNAKPFVQQRSERTKMGLIITHTGYILDYVPADKGQVLYNGVLACAGNPREIFQCIGRLGYEECVKCTI
- a CDS encoding SufD family Fe-S cluster assembly protein translates to MYDLKELEQKARQAIDRKATFGDDVDLDSFDRSFVPHKYLAEEEICSIPQEEQQRLIMSGLDVTDTERGGTYFQKDTTVVHCHSNEEGIEVMPVTEALKKHDWVREYFWKLVPVDQDKYTASAFLDLHDGYVIRALPGSKSIYPIQACLYLDKENLQQNVHNLIIAEEGSELHIITGCATSPHMKRGVHVGISEFFIKKGAKLSFTMIHNWAEEMSVRPRSVARVEEGGVFINNYICMKPVRSIQMYPTTHLVGDDATALFYSVIVGTPGSYLDIGGRTYLKNRGCRAEIVQRSISNGAHIINRGHLIGEAPDIKAHLECKGLLLKGGIIDSIPQLEGHVEGVDMSHEAAVGKVAQEEINYLMSRGITEEEATSTIVRGFLSVDIKGLPVPLREEIDRAIDRSNKDAI
- a CDS encoding DUF362 domain-containing protein — encoded protein: MKRRDFLKLGLSSLVVSQVPGRLFGQAAPPVVAVAQGTDYAAATLKTIAALGGMKAFVKAGSTVVVKPNMGWDRKPEYAATTHPLVVKTIVEECLASGARRVKVFDHTCNDARRSYENCGIPAALKGMKNVDVRFVENDRFRKTALNGRFLKEWPLYDDALNADVFINVPIAKHHSLTGLTLGLKNMMGIMADNRGYIHRGIEDALCDVSSVVKSHLVIIDATRVLTDHGPQGGSLKDVKVLNTVIASRDIVAADAYATTLFGMKPQDIPTTVTAYKRGLGEMDVKKMKVLSFRF